Part of the Chitinophaga parva genome is shown below.
TCGAAGATCTGGCAACGACTGAGAATGGTGGGCAGGATCTTGTGTTTCTCCGTGGTAGCCAGGATGAAGATGGCGTAGGAGGGCGGCTCTTCCAGCGTTTTCAGGAATGCGTTGAAGGCCGAGGAACTGAGCATGTGCACCTCATCGATGATGTAGATCTTGTACTTACCCGCCTGCGGCGCAAAGCGCACCTGCTCCACGAGGGTACGGATATCATCCACCGAGTTGTTAGACGCGGCATCCAGTTCATGAATATTGAAAGAAGCGCCTTCGTTGAAGGAAACGCAGGAATGGCAGGTATTACAGGCTTCCCCATCGGGCTGCAGGTTCTCGCAGTTGATGGTCTTTGCCAGGATACGGGCGCAGGTGGTCTTGCCCACGCCGCGCGGACCGCAAAACAGGAATGCGTGCGCCAGCTGGTTATTGCGGATCGCGTTCTTTAAAGTAGTGGTAATGTGGGCCTGGCCTACTACCGTAGAAAAATTCTGCGGACGGTACTTGCGGGCCGAAACGATAAAATGCTCCATAGTCTGTCAGCTACAAAATAACGGAAAATTCGGTGAGCAATTCGGATGCATATTTTTAACATGCATAGCGTCCTGTTACGCCAGTGTTGGGTGGCGCCTGAAGGGCTTTTCCCGGTCAAACAGGTAACGGTAGGTAGTGAGGGTGCGGGAACGTTCCGCGCCCAGGTTGGCTGCTATGTTGATCATCTTCGGGTTAAAGTCACCTATCCACTGCATTTCATACTCGTGGTACTTCATTTCCTTTTGGATGACGGCTGCACCTTCCATGATCAGGAAGGCATCCAGGCCTTTTGCCTGGTATTCGGGGATGAGGCCAAATACGATACCCGTGAGCTTGCGGTTAGGCTTGAATTTTTTCACCCAGAGGAACTTCAGTTTTTGCAGCAGGCCAAATTTGCCGTGCAGGTATTTGAACCACTGGTTCAGCTCCGGGAGATTAAGCCAGCATCCAATGGGCTGCCCTTTGTGGTACACGAACCACACCACATGCTCGTCTATCACGGGCTTCATGCTCTGGAAGATCTTCAGGGCCTGCGCACGGCCCATTTCCTTGCCGCCGCCATGGCCTGCCCAGGCCTTGTTATAAATGACGGTGAAGTCGTCTGCAAATTTTTCCAGTTCATTAAGGCGGATATGGCGGGAGGTATATTCGGGATTTTTCTTGAGCTGGGCGTGGCGATCGTAGAACTTGTCGCGCAGGCGGTCATGCACATCCAGGCTTAGGCACACCTGGTTGAAAAAAGGCTGGAAGCCGTAATTCTCCAGGAGGGCTTTGTAGTACGGCGGGTTGTAGTTCATGCAATAGAGCGGTTCGTGAAATCCTTCTACCAGCAGTCCCCACCAGCGGTCCCGCTCTCCAAAGTTAATGGGGCCGTCCATGGCTTCCATACCCCGTTCCTGCAACCATTTTTTTGCGGTGTCAAACAGGAGGTTCGCCGCTGCCTGGTCGTTAATGCATTCAAAAAAGCCGACGCCGCCGGTGGGCTGTTCGTCGCCTTTATTCATATACTTTTTATTCACGAATGCCGCAATGCGGCCGATGGGAGTGCCTTTGTCATCGAGCAGCAGCCAGCGGATGGCTTCTCCGTGGCGGAATGCCTTGTTCTTTTCTTTGTTGAATACTTCTTCAATGTCCTTATCCAGCGGCTGGATCCATTGTGGATTGCCTTTGTTAATGGCGACGTGCACGTGGAGGAATTGCCGGACTTTTTGCGGTGAGTCTACGATGGTGAGCTGCATGGCGCAAAAATAGGGGATATCTAGAAGATGGGCTACGATGTGCCTGCTAATTCTTAATTCCCGGCACATTTCCACGGGTCCGGGTTCCCTGCACTGGCGGTTTTATCATGCGCCCAGCAGAAGTTCAGCGCCTGGCTGGTGATACTGATCAGTTTCACCTGGATCTTGTTGCCCTTACGGCTGTTGGAAGCGGCTACGGAATTGCTCCCTTTCGCTGGTACGTTATTGATGGTATAGGTTTCGGTTTTGAACACATCCCCGTTGGCACGCAGGTATTGGACCGCCACCACTACGTTGTCCAGCGGGAATTCCGTTTGGTTGCGGGCCGTGATCGTAAGATCCTTGATGCCACCCAGCAAACCTGTCCGGTAATCGCTGTTGCTGATGGAAATGAACTGCTGCCAGTTCTTGCGGTAGTATTCCCGCTGGTCCACGAACGTGGGCTCGCGCTGGAGGATATCCCGCCGGTCAGCGATCTGCTGGGCCGTGTTGGACGACAGGTTCATTTCCTGGCGCAGGTGGCGGGTCTCATTATTAAGGCGTTCGTTCTCATTCAAAAGCTGGTGAATCCGCTTTTGCTGGCCGCAATAACTCAGCGCCAGTATGCCGCATAGCACAAAGATGACCAGGAGATAAATAATGTTTCGCATAGTAGGGTTGGATGGAAAAAATAATGCCAGGTCATACCTGTTTCGTGTGAGGAAGAGGTGATTTTTTCGTTTTAAATTCCGCGTTAAATTTTCTACATTTAAAAATGCCAGCTAAAGTCTCGCTCAAAATTGCCTATCCGCAAGCAATCAACCCGGCGGTACGTACCCTTTATGAAGCCGCTTTTCCCAAACAGGAGCGCCGCGATTGGGAAGAAGAAGTCACCCTCCTGGAATCCGGAAAACTAGTACTCATCCTCATCGAATATGAAGGGGCCTTTGCCGGTTTCCTGTTCTGCTGGCCCTTGCATGGTTTCCATTTTATAGAACATTTTGCAGTACTCCCCGAACTGAGGGGTAATCACATCGGCCGCAATGTCATTGCCCAGATGGGCGAAACCTTTGGTGCCCTGGTACTGGAAGCCACGCCACCGGTAGATGGCACTGCCATGCGCCGCCTGCGCTTTTACGAGAATGCCGGCTTCCAGCTCTTTAAGCAGGATTACCGCCAGCCGCCTTACCGCGAAGGGGATGCGCCCCTGCACATGCGTCTTCTGCACCGGAGCCTCCCGGAAGGTGCTACGTTTGAAAGCGTGAGCGCCGCTATTTTCCGGGAAGTGTATAAGGTGATCGGGCAGCACTGAGCAGCGCCCACGTCCATAAAAAATCCCGGCCGCATGCACGACCGGGATGTCTCTTATCTTCAACTATCAATTATCCTCTTGTCCGTTCTGTACCGGTAGGTGCGGGACGGGGTGCCGGTGCCGGCGCGGGAGCAGGGCGGGACTGCTGTACCGGGGCCTGTCTTACCGGCGCTGTTCTGGCCGGCTGCGGCGTAGGCGCCGGGCGGCTTTGGGCCGGCGGGTTGTTTGCCGGGCGGCTGGGCTGCGGGGTATTCATGATCCGGGGATCATTACCGCGGTTATAATTTGCCGGCTGGCTGGGCCGTGTTTCCGGCTGGGTACGGTTAGGTACGTTGCTGTTACGGCCAGGGTAATTATTGTTATTATTCACCGGCTGGCTGGGCTGTGTTACCGGCTGGGTACGCCCCGGGTAATTATTGTTATTATTTACCGGCTGCCTTGGCTGTGTTACCGGCTGGGTGCGCACCGGTGCATTGTTATTGGCGGGCGGGGTGGTCACAGGGGTACGGTTGTCCGGGCTGTTACGGTCCGGTATATTGGTACGGCCGGGCAGGTTATTGTCATTACCACGTACCGGTACATTGTTGCCGGGGGTGGTCACCGGGGTCCGGTTGCCCGGGTTACCGGGCTGGGTTACCGTACGGCCGGGAGCCGGGTTGTTGTTAACCGGGGTGGTACGGCCAGGCGTGTTGGTACCAGTAGTGCGCACCGCCGGACGGTAAATGTTCAGGCGGTTATTGTTCACCGTGGGCGCACCCGGGCGGTCAGCATTATTGATGCGCACCGGTGTGATCCGGCTGCCGGTATAGCGCTGTACGTCGTTTACGCGGGGTCCACGGTTATAATAATTATTATTGTTCACCACGGTCGTGTTATTGATCACCGTGGTATTACGGATAATGGTCACGTTCCGGCTGCGGTCCACATAATAATTATGGATGTTAGGAGATGTAATGTACCGGCAGGGTACAAAGTGCCAGTAATTGGGCTCCAGGCCTACGCTTACACCTACAGTGATGCCAGGGCCCATCGGCGCCCATCCGTAGTAGTCGCCACCGGTGCGCCAGTCTACCCAGGCAGGGCTCCAGTCGGTACCAGGTATCCAAACCCAACCATAAGCCGGGTCCATGAACCAGCGGCCATAGTGGAAGGGAGCCCAGCCCCAGGAGTAGTCAGACACCCAGGTCCAGCCGTAATCGGTGTACACCCAATGGCCGGAAGTGGCATACGGCTGGAAGTCCGGGCCCGCGTTGGGGATCCATACCTGGCCGTACTGCGGGTAGCTGATCCAGCGGCCGTAAGGGCTCAGCTGGTCATAAAAACCGTTTATCGTAACGCCTACCTGCTGTGGCTGGTCATCGTAGTAGGCCGGTTCTGCTGCGGCCTGGTACGTAGTACTGCAGGCGCTCAGCAGGATATATGAGGTGAGGAGAATGACTAATTGTTTCATGGCGAAGTAGTTTAAGGGTTGTAGCTTACAGTTAGTTGTTGCTTACAGTTAAAGGCCTTTAAATATAAAGACAGTGAGTAGAAATAAAAGTTACTTTTTCTAATCCTGTTTTAACAACATTTAACGTTATCTCAAATATTGCAAATAGTGTGCACATTCCCGGGAGCCTTTTTGCGGTTTGGGTTTTTACCTTAATTTTAACTTAAAGCTATTTCCCTGGAAACGTAGCATTGTGATCCCGGGCCCGTGGGCTGGCAGGTTGAGCGGTAACGCCTCCGGCCGTTTTTGTTAGTCCTTAAATTCCTTTCCTTGTCAACGAACTTATCGTTTCTCCCGGAGCGACCTATGACCGGGTACATTTTTTTTAAGCGTATTTTAATGGTGCTGGCGCTGCTGGTAGTATTGATACTGCTGCGCATTATGGTGGATAACCAGCTGGTATACCGGCAGCTGGCCTTTCTGTCTATGGGGCTTGCCGTGCTGGCGGTGCTGCGTTATACCCTGCTGGCACCGGCTATGGAGGCGGTCAATATCGACTTTGGGCAGGAGATCGTGGCGGTATCTGAAAAGTCGCTGCTGCGGCGCAGGGAGTGGGCCGTGGATTTTGCCCAACTGGAGTTCCGCTGGAATCCTGCCAGCAATGAACTGTGGCTGGAAGGCGGGGGGCACCAGCCCCGGATACTGGATACCGGCCAGGGTTTTACGGCCGCCCAGCTGGAGGCCATGCATACTACGCTGCAAATGATAAAAGCGCAATATCACTACCCGGAAAATGGGGAAAACGAATCCGGACAGGGACGCTGAGATATTGTACATTTGCCCGCAACCCATTAAAAAGAACATCCTATATGCAGCTGCCACAACTATCCCGTGCTGAATTAAAGAACCTGCTGGGCAAGGATAACGGAGACGGCGTGAATGTAAACCGCATCATGCTGAGCTTTATGGACTTTGACTATGACCCGGACCTCATCAGCCAGCAACTGGACCTGCAGCCTACGGGTACCGGCGTGGCGGGAGAGCCCATTCCCGGGCCGCCCGGCGCCCCCCAGCAACTGCAGGACTTTACTTTCTGGAAATACGAGTGGTATGTGCGCACCAATGATTTCATCGGCGACCTGCTGGATGCCTTTATGAAGGAGGTGATCCTGCCCCGCCTGGACGAGCTGGAGGCCATTTCCGTGAATGCGGAAACGACCCTTTCCATTACCCAGTATTACCATGATGGGAACAATCCCAACCTTCATCTCACCCGGGATACGCTGAAAGTTTTGCAGCGAATGAACGCCGCCATAGACCTGGATATTTACTGCCTGGCAGAATAGGTATTAAAATAGCATTAAGGCCGATGGGTTAATAAATTAAGGGAATTTAAAATATAAGGCCGGGGCTTTCCATAGCCCCGGCCTTACCATTAATATATGTACCAAAGCGCCCACAATCCTTTTCGTTGGGCTTTTGATTGTGGATATTTTGCCTTACTTTTGCGCCAAATTTTAGAACGCTACTTAAATTTATAAATCACTAACAAATATGCCTAACGCAGGTAAAATAAAACAAATCATCGGTCCCGTTGTGGACGTGCATTTTGAGGGAAATTTGCCAGAGATCTATAACGCGCTGGAATTAACCAGGGATAACGGCCAGAAACTCGTACTGGAAGTACAACAGCACCTGGGTGAAGACAGTGTTCGTTGCGTGGCAATGGACTCTACCGATGGTTTGGTGCGTGGAATGGCAGTGGTAGATAAGGGTGCCCCGATCAAGATGCCGGTGGGCGATCAGATCAAGGGCCGCCTCTTTAACGTGGTGGGTGAAGCGATCGATGGCCTGGGCCAGATCGATACCAGCAATGGTTACCCTATTCACCGCCAGCCCCCGAAGTTTGAAGACCTGGCGACCGATACGGAAGTATTGTTCACCGGTATTAAAGTAATTGACCTGATCGAGCCGTACGCAAAAGGTGGTAAGATCGGCCTGTTTGGTGGTGCAGGTGTAGGTAAAACAGTATTGATCCAGGAACTGATCAACAACATCGCGAAGGGTTACGAAGGTTTGTCCGTGTTTGCCGGTGTGGGTGAACGTACCCGTGAAGGTAATGACCTGATGCGCGAAATGATCGAAGCTGGTATCGTAAAATATGGTTCCAAATTCGCCCATTCCATGGAAGAAGGTGGTTGGGACCTGTCTGCTGTAGATAAGGAAGAACTGAAGAAATCCCAGGCTACCTTTATCTTCGGCCAGATGAACGAACCCCCCGGTGCCCGCGCCCGCGTGGCCCTCTCCGGTCTGACCATCGCGGAGTACTTCCGTGACGGCGACGGCTCTGCTTCCGGCGGTAAGGACATCCTCTTCTTCGTAGATAACATCTTCCGTTTCACCCAGGCAGGTTCTGAAGTATCCGCACTGCTGGGCCGTATGCCCTCCGCGGTAGGTTACCAGCCCACCCTGGCCACTGAAATGGGCCTGATGCAGGAACGTATCACTTCCACCAAAAACGGTTCTATCACCTCCGTACAGGCGGTATACGTACCTGCGGATGACTTGACCGACCCGGCTCCTGCTACTACCTTTGCCCACCTGGATGCTACCACCGTACTGGATCGTAAGATCTCCGACCTGGGTATCTATCCCGCGGTGAGCCCCCTGGATTCTACTTCCCGTATCCTCACCCCCACCATCGTGGGCGAGGCGCACTACAACTGTGCACAGCGTGTTAAGCAGATCCTCCAGCGCTATAAAGAATTGCAGGACATCATCGCCATCCTCGGTATGGATGAACTGAGCGACGAAGATAAAATGACCGTACTGCGTGCACGCCGTGTACAGCGCTTCCTGTCGCAGCCCTTCCACGTAGCAGAACAGTTCACCGGTCTGAAAGGCGTACTGGTACCCATTGAAGAAACGATCCGTGGCTTTAACATGATCATGGACGGTGAAGTGGACCAGTATCCGGAAGCTGCATTCAACCTGGTAGGTAACATCGAAGATGCGATCGAAAAGGGTAAGCGTCTGCTGGCTGAAGCTAAATAATCATCTTTCTAAACTCAATACATGCAATTAGAAGTATTAACACCCGAGAAGAAACTGTACACTGGTGAAGTGTATGGGGTACAGCTGCCGGGTATAGACGGTTCTTTCGAGATCCTCGATAAGCACGCGCCCCTGATTGCGGCCCTGGGCAAAGGAAAGATGAAAGTATTGACCGATAAGAACAATGCTGAATTCTTCACCATCGCCGGTGGCTTCGTGGAAATGCTTAACAACACTGCCACGGTGCTGATCGAAGGCGCTGAATAAACAGGATATACTGCCGTAACAACGGCATAAAATAAAGTGGCCGGGTAAGAATACCCGGCCTTTTTTTTGTCCTAACTATTCCAATCTATGACCCTGTTTGGTGCCGGTAAGAATACTGGCCGGGATTACCAACTAGTAATTCATTTCCTTTGCCAGCACCCGGCATCAAAAGAGATGCAAGGCTTATGGCCGGCATTGGAGCATGAACAACTGTTCCTAAAAAATTAAATGAGTTACCACCACCTGCTCACGGTTACGGATATACGAAAAAGACAGCGAACAAGCCTTGGCAATGTCAGTAAGATTCGGTTTACGGGATGTAGATCGGAGGGACATATTTATAGTAGGTGTATAGGTGTTTAGTATGGTTTAAGCCGATTTTTTTCATAGGTATTTAAGTAACAATTACTTATTTCATTGTTTAATACAATGACCACACATCACCCGGGTTAACACAACAGATATCCTGAACTGCCTCAGTATTTCGATCAGCAATATATGGAGAATAAATCAGATATTAAAAATAATATCTATGTTTTGATGTGAAGGGGTGGGTTAGTTGAGCGAAGGGTCTATGGGGAAATTGGCCATTATGGCGAAATCGCGGCCCAGGCTGCGAAGGGAAGACTTCCAGATTTCCTGCTCTGCCTCCTTAAAAATAAGCCGGGGGCTGGCCTCGGAAACGATCCAGGATTTTTCCTTCAGCTCCGCCTGCAACTGGCCGGAGCTCCAGCCGGAATAGCCAATGAAGAACTTGATCTTGCGTACATCCAGCTGGCCGCTGTTCATGAGCGCTACTACCTGGTCAAACCGGCCGCCCCAGTAAATGCCGGGCAGCAACTGCATGCTGCCTTCAATGAGATGGGGCAGCTCGTGCACAAAATGAATGGTGTCCAGCTGCACAGGGCCGCCAAAATATACGGGGATATTGGGTTGGATAATGTCGGGTACCAGGTCGTTAAGTGTTTGATCATAGAGCTTGTTGATGACAAAGCCAAAGCTGCCCTGTTCTTCCTGGTGCTCACATAACAGCACTACGGAACGGGCAAAGTTAGGGTCCTTCAGGAAAGGGTCCGCTATCAGCAAGGTGCCAGGCATCAGGTTACTCATATCAAACAGTTTTATCGCCTTAACCAAATATAACCAATTGAGATAAAGATAGCAATGCGGGAAGGATAAATTTTTGGAAGGGGAAGAAAGGAGATCTTGGAAGGAGGATGAAGGAGACCGGCGTCCGGTGGCATTTTCCGGTGGTAGATTTCCGGGCCCTCCCCGAGCGGAATGGGCACAAAAAAAGGAGGCTAGAAAACCTCCTTACCATTTTATCAACCAAAATCTAAATCGCTTATGGATGTGATCCATATCGATGTATGTAGAGTCTTTAAGATCGTTTGTTGTGT
Proteins encoded:
- a CDS encoding SadB/YajI family lipoprotein; translated protein: MRNIIYLLVIFVLCGILALSYCGQQKRIHQLLNENERLNNETRHLRQEMNLSSNTAQQIADRRDILQREPTFVDQREYYRKNWQQFISISNSDYRTGLLGGIKDLTITARNQTEFPLDNVVVAVQYLRANGDVFKTETYTINNVPAKGSNSVAASNSRKGNKIQVKLISITSQALNFCWAHDKTASAGNPDPWKCAGN
- a CDS encoding GNAT family N-acetyltransferase, which translates into the protein MPAKVSLKIAYPQAINPAVRTLYEAAFPKQERRDWEEEVTLLESGKLVLILIEYEGAFAGFLFCWPLHGFHFIEHFAVLPELRGNHIGRNVIAQMGETFGALVLEATPPVDGTAMRRLRFYENAGFQLFKQDYRQPPYREGDAPLHMRLLHRSLPEGATFESVSAAIFREVYKVIGQH
- a CDS encoding DUF6600 domain-containing protein; this translates as MKQLVILLTSYILLSACSTTYQAAAEPAYYDDQPQQVGVTINGFYDQLSPYGRWISYPQYGQVWIPNAGPDFQPYATSGHWVYTDYGWTWVSDYSWGWAPFHYGRWFMDPAYGWVWIPGTDWSPAWVDWRTGGDYYGWAPMGPGITVGVSVGLEPNYWHFVPCRYITSPNIHNYYVDRSRNVTIIRNTTVINNTTVVNNNNYYNRGPRVNDVQRYTGSRITPVRINNADRPGAPTVNNNRLNIYRPAVRTTGTNTPGRTTPVNNNPAPGRTVTQPGNPGNRTPVTTPGNNVPVRGNDNNLPGRTNIPDRNSPDNRTPVTTPPANNNAPVRTQPVTQPRQPVNNNNNYPGRTQPVTQPSQPVNNNNNYPGRNSNVPNRTQPETRPSQPANYNRGNDPRIMNTPQPSRPANNPPAQSRPAPTPQPARTAPVRQAPVQQSRPAPAPAPAPRPAPTGTERTRG
- a CDS encoding DUF4279 domain-containing protein; this encodes MQLPQLSRAELKNLLGKDNGDGVNVNRIMLSFMDFDYDPDLISQQLDLQPTGTGVAGEPIPGPPGAPQQLQDFTFWKYEWYVRTNDFIGDLLDAFMKEVILPRLDELEAISVNAETTLSITQYYHDGNNPNLHLTRDTLKVLQRMNAAIDLDIYCLAE
- the atpD gene encoding F0F1 ATP synthase subunit beta is translated as MPNAGKIKQIIGPVVDVHFEGNLPEIYNALELTRDNGQKLVLEVQQHLGEDSVRCVAMDSTDGLVRGMAVVDKGAPIKMPVGDQIKGRLFNVVGEAIDGLGQIDTSNGYPIHRQPPKFEDLATDTEVLFTGIKVIDLIEPYAKGGKIGLFGGAGVGKTVLIQELINNIAKGYEGLSVFAGVGERTREGNDLMREMIEAGIVKYGSKFAHSMEEGGWDLSAVDKEELKKSQATFIFGQMNEPPGARARVALSGLTIAEYFRDGDGSASGGKDILFFVDNIFRFTQAGSEVSALLGRMPSAVGYQPTLATEMGLMQERITSTKNGSITSVQAVYVPADDLTDPAPATTFAHLDATTVLDRKISDLGIYPAVSPLDSTSRILTPTIVGEAHYNCAQRVKQILQRYKELQDIIAILGMDELSDEDKMTVLRARRVQRFLSQPFHVAEQFTGLKGVLVPIEETIRGFNMIMDGEVDQYPEAAFNLVGNIEDAIEKGKRLLAEAK
- the atpC gene encoding ATP synthase F1 subunit epsilon: MQLEVLTPEKKLYTGEVYGVQLPGIDGSFEILDKHAPLIAALGKGKMKVLTDKNNAEFFTIAGGFVEMLNNTATVLIEGAE
- a CDS encoding YqgE/AlgH family protein translates to MSNLMPGTLLIADPFLKDPNFARSVVLLCEHQEEQGSFGFVINKLYDQTLNDLVPDIIQPNIPVYFGGPVQLDTIHFVHELPHLIEGSMQLLPGIYWGGRFDQVVALMNSGQLDVRKIKFFIGYSGWSSGQLQAELKEKSWIVSEASPRLIFKEAEQEIWKSSLRSLGRDFAIMANFPIDPSLN